In Cryptococcus tetragattii IND107 chromosome 11, whole genome shotgun sequence, a single window of DNA contains:
- a CDS encoding glutamate 5-kinase — protein sequence MSGKSKFTPLTIVIKLGTSSIVSPTYPFVPHLRLLSSIVETVVKLRAQGHRVVLVSSGAIGVGLRRMDLKERGKGLHQKQALAAVGQGRLIALWDNLFSQLDQPIAQILLTRMDISERTRYLNAQNTFSELLQMGVIPIVNENDTVSVSEIKFGDNDTLSAISSAICHADYLFLLTDVDCLYTDNPRNNPDAKPVRVVRDIEKVKQQVSTSTLGTSLGTGGMSTKLIAAELATAAGTTTVVMHSANVTDIFKIIENGPSPCREIAETPELFEGPLCTRFLRRESALKDRKWWIAHGLHAAGTVVIDEGACRAIRRKESGGRLLPAGVVRVVGPFASHQAVRLIVRRRRHDDVAALDSVDESTPGSPTPDLSQIPQSVTLASPALRHLTIGTTNPITILSDTNNTEPDTPQLQPSMSLSSSIASLDPLSRSVPPSPAITALAERLGTASLTSIGRGMAEGECDEWEEVEVAKGLARYNSVEIDRIKGRKSSEIEKLIGYVESEHVVDSITFL from the exons ATGTCC GGTAAATCAAAATTCACCCCTCTGACCATCGTTATCAAACTCG GTACTTCCTCTATTGTATCACCAACATACCCTTTTGTCCCACATCTTCGACTTCTTTCATCTATCGTTGAGACTGTGGTGAAGCTCCGGGCGCAAGGACATCGTGTCGTCCTGGTATCTTCGGGTGCTATCGGTGTggggttgaggaggatggatctcaaggaaagagggaagggattgCATCAGAAGCAG gctcttgctgctgttggtCAAGGACGGTTAATTGCGCTGTGGGATAACCTGTTCTCTCAATTGGACCAACCTATTGCCCAAATTCTTCTCACCCGAATGGACATTTCAGAA AGAACTCGTTATCTCAACGCTCAAAACACTTTCTCCGAATTACTGCAAATGGGCGTTATTCCTATCGTCAATGAGAATGACACGGTCTCGGTCTCT GAAATCAAATTTGGCGACAATGACACATTATCGGCGATCTCGTCTGCCATCTGCCATGCCGactatctcttccttttgacTGACGTTGACTGTTT ATACACAGACAACCCCCGTAATAATCCCGATGCGAAGCCTGTGAGAGTCGTACGCGACATTGAGAAGGTGAAACAGCAAG TGTCTACCTCTACCCTCGGAACGTCTCTCGGCACGGGAGGCATGTCCACAAAGCTCATTGCTGCCGAGCTTGCGACGGCTGCTGGCACAACCACCGTCGTGATGCATTCAGCCAACGTCACTGACATTTTCAAAATCATTGAAAACGGTCCTTCACCTTGCCGGGAGATAGCAGAGACTCCCGAATTGTTTGAGGGCCCGCTTTGTACGAGATTTTTGAGACGAGAGTCAGCTCTTAAAGA CCGAAAATGGTGGATCGCTCACGGTCTTCACGCTGCTGGTACTGTTGTCATCGACGAAGGTGCCTGCCGTGCCATCCGACGCAAAGAATCCGGTGGCcgacttcttcctgctGGTGTCGTCCGCGTCGTCGGCCCTTTCGCAAGTCACCAAGCCGTCCGTCTCATTGTTCGCCGTCGACGCCACGACGACGTCGCTGCCCTTGACTCAGTCGACGAGTCAACCCCTGGTAGCCCTACCCCCGACCTTTCCCAAATACCCCAGTCGGTGACACTCgcttctcctgctcttcgACACCTTACGATTGGAACCACCAATCCTATTACCATCCTGTCTGACACCAACAACACTGAACCTGATACTCCTCAGCTTCAACCTTCCATgtctctttcatcatcgATCGCTTCCCTCGACCCATTAAGCAGAAGCGTGCCCCCTAGCCCCGCGATAACGGCTTTGGCAGAGAGGTTAGGCACAGCATCCTTAACGAGTATTGGGCGGGGGATGGCTGAAGGTGAGTGCGATGAGTGGGAAGAGGTCGAAGTGGCAAAGGGTCTGGCTCGGTACAACAGTGTAGAGATTGATAGGATTAAGGGACGAAAGAG TTCGGAAATCGAAAAACTTATTGGATACGTCGAGAGCGAGCATGTGGTGGACTCGATTACGTTCTTGTAG